The Malus sylvestris chromosome 8, drMalSylv7.2, whole genome shotgun sequence genomic interval ATCTTGTTTTTCTGATAGTATAACGTTTATGTAATGTTCCAAATCTCAAAACTGTATCAATAACATACCTCCTGTTGGAATTGCTTCCTCCCTTGAGCAGCATCAGGTCTCAGAACCTTGATGGCAACAGGCGTGTGATCGAGTTTTCCTTTGTACACAGGTCCATATCCACCCTCACCAATTTTATTGGCTTCTGCAAATTTTTCTGTggcttcttcaatttcttctATGGTGTACTTCCTATACCGGACATCATTTTGTGCCAAAGCATTCAACGCCCGGATCTTCTCTTCTGCCTCTTTCTTTGCCTTCATCTCTGCCTGTCTTCTTCTCTGAGCTTCCATCTCCGCCAACTTCTGCGCCGCCTCAGCTGCTTCTATAGCTGCTTTGCACTTAGCCTTCTCCATTTCCACAATAGCAAGGGCTGTCTCTTCAGCAACCCTCACTTCATCGAACTTTCGCGCCTCCTCCTGCTTCCACTGACTAAGCTCTTTAGCCTTATTTTTTGCCGAGATTGCTTCTTTGCACGCCGAGCTGTACATGTCCATCGTTTGCTTCAATTCGAGCTTTAATCTTCTCATTTCAGCCTCCAAATCCCGCTGTAATCGATCAAACAGTTGACAGCCAGATTATTCTTTTATCTAGGCCTTGATTATAAATTTTACACTACCAAATTACTGATCAACTTTTCCTACAAGCAACCATTAAATACAACTTACTGCAGATTGTCTGGATGACTCCTTGGGAGAATTTAATGCACTAGAGAAATCGAAGCATTGGTTTGTAATATCCATTGACCCAAATAATGGCATTGACAAGTCACGTTCATCAGCATTCGAAGTGCGGCAGCTAAGCGAAGGCCGTGCTGAAGTATGGTTAGCCATGTCGAGATTAATATCCAACGAGAGATTGTTTGGAGCACTCCTTGTCCTCTCGCGCGCCGCAGGCATTTTCTCTGATCCTGGAGCTTTCCACCCTCCCCTTGATGCAGGCTGTCCTCTGCTTCCACCAAACAGCATTGCAAAAGTCACGACTTTTTAGCATAAGAGAAATTCTCTCTACATGACGTTTTGTCTTACTGGAAGACATGACACGTTGAAGAAACCTCAACCGTGTAATCAGAAGAGATCAGAGTCGAAGAAAACTGAGAAGAAGTGAGATTTTCTCAACACGTCATCCTGAAGAGAAATAATTAATGTACGTACCTAGCTccgttttcaaattcattatgATCTGCTGGGATATAAGGTGGGAGTCCCAGAGAGGATGGATGTTTTGGTGGAGCTGCAGTATTAAGCGCAGGCCTCTTTGCAGGTCTTGCTGACAACATCTTCCCTTTCTGAATTACGTATACCGAACAGAATTCCGGTGCAAGTTTTACAAGGCTGATGGACACATCATTCCCACTTTTGAACTTCCTGTGAAAAACCACAGCATCAGAATGtagcttagagagagagagagagagagagagagagagtgagaggttTAAACCTTGTAAGAGCATTCCTTGTTGATGCACCAACTACAATACTATTGAGGTAGTTGCAGTTGATATATTCCAAAAGTGCTTTTGCAACATCACCTTCATCAAGGATAACCTCTTTCACTTGtgcctaaaattaaaaaacaaatcaaaacctATTAAACCCTGTACGAGATATTATGCGTAACACATTGTAGACTACATCCCTGACAGAAATGATGTAGGTACGTACCCCTTTACGAGCGCAATATGCACGGTAAGGAATGAAAACGCTATGTCCATTATTATCACCCTCACCATCACTCTCTGCATAACTccgaaaagaaacaaagaaatcaCGTTGACAAGGCCAAACAATGTGTTTTGAAAACGAAGCAGAGAAAATAGAGGGTACCTACGATGGTTTTTGTGCTTGACATGGATGAGGATGATGTACGGAGTGGCGCTGGCGATTACAAGATGATCGATAGCCCACCGGACGGCATAGTTGCTGTTCTTGTTGTCCTTGTCGACGGCCACGGCGGTTGCATTGATGGGTGGAACAGCGTCGTCTGAGGAGTAATGGGAGGCCATTTTGCGAGACGCCACTAGCTCAGCACTAGCACAGACACGCACCAATGCCGCTGTCAATGGCACCACCCTCCACGTCCAAAGGTCAGGGGAAGCTTGAGACGCAAGAAAAGGGGAAAagggaaagaagaaaggaagaaggtTGGGTGATTAGGGTTTTCTGTTGGTGTGGTTGTGGAACTGTAGCATGACATGTTTGGCTAAACATAGAAAATGTGACATAACTAACTTTTGATTGACTTTCAACCGTTGCTTGATTTAGGCAATTTTTTAGCTGGCCATgaccaaaaccaaagaaaacaaaaggactTTTGTTCACTTAATTCGGTTTGGATTTTTCTTGAAGCTTTTTGGGCTAGTCAACAAACAATGAGAGAAATGGGACTTTGAGAGGAAcgaaaatattgtttgttcaacaaaatttgtttaaggATTGGTAGAGAGCGAGTCTTTGCACAACGGAAATGTTGTTCTTTTATGACTGAAAGGTCACAAGTTCAAGTTATGGAAACAACCTATTTGTAAAGTAAGGGTAAGATTGCATACGATAGACGTTTCGTTCATATCTAGCAAAGCGGGAAGCCTTGTTGGCTTGAAGTGGTCTTTTATTGATAGTTGTTTGATATCCATATTGTAGAAAGGTTACGAATTACAAGTATTTGGCTTAAATGGTGGCTATGAAGATACAAACTGTGTTTACAATTTGTGACACAAATGGCTTAAGAAAACAATGAATGGTAGTATTCAATTCAAGTTAACCTCTATATTTTTTACTTTATAAGAGAATAACGACCAATTTTTAGTTTAGTGGGACCATCTTTTTAATATTGAAAGAGATCTTAAATTCGAATTTATTATGCTATTGATTAAACAAAAAGATTCTATTCAAATTTAGGATGCGCTAATATTCATTTATAAGACATTTTATAATAACCAGACCAACCCAACAAGTATTAGTCTTTGTTACTACGTGCACTTAAAATATTATGATTCTCTGCTATTTTGCTTATTCATATTTCTCAAAACTCTCTTGAATCGGTACAGTACAAGAAAAATTTATGGGAGAGTGTGTTTTGCAACGTGACAGTGTTACGAATAGAACATGAATGTGTTTTCGAAGaatattttggactttgaagAACCTTTAACACGTTATATTTTTCAAGTTCTTTTGATTACTTTACCACATGACATGATTAGTCGCATATAAATCTTTCTCCCACGCTAACAAGAGTCTAAAACAAATTTATTTGGGGTGAGAATTGAATTTGTCCAAAATTTTGAGCAGTTCTCAATAATTTAATTCATGACATATTGATTTCCTAATTACACATTAACACGTGAATCAGTAATAAAGTAGCATTCATTAtgttttccaaaaataaaaaccttcTAAAAGATTTAAATGTGTACAAAATACGTTACACCACATATTACTGTACAATGGAAgatacacttaaaaaaaaaatcctataaTTTAGATAATCACTGAAAAATTCTCTTCCAAGGCTACCACATCACCTTGCCCGCGGATTCGCGGGAGCCCAAATAGGGAAAACATTAGGAAACGACGTCGTCTCCAGCTGGTGAGTAGAAATTTAAAAACCCTTCTTCGCCAATTAACCAACCAGAATTACTGAGATAGCAACGACATTCCCAAATCCCCAGCGGACTCAAATCTCCTGCAACGCCTCAATCCGTGAGCAATGTCGTCGATATACGTTTTAGAGCCGCCGACGAAGGGCAACGTGGTGCTGCAAACAACGCACGGACCACTCGACGTGGAGCTCTGGCCCAAAGAGGCTCCGAAGGCCGTCAGGAACTTCGTGCAGCTCTGCCTTGAAGGCTACTACGACAACACCATCTTCCACCGCATTATCAAAGGCTTCCTGGTTCAGGGCGGCGACCCCACCGGCTCCGGCACAGGTAATTTCAAAAAAAAGATTGAGAATTTCTGTTCGTGAATTTGTATAGTTATCTGGGTTACTTCAGTTTGggattttgaatttgaattgggTATTGCGAAAAATATGGAGAATTCCGGTTCAGGCATTTGTATAGTGATTTGGGTTACTACAGTTTCGGAGAAAAGATTGAGAATTTTGGTTCAGGAATTTGTATAGTGATCTGGGTTACTTCGGATATAAGATTTTGAGCTTgaatttttggggttttttttttttttttttttttttttgcaggggGTGAGAGTATTTATGGAAGTGTTTTTCCTGATGAGTTTCATTCGCGTTTGAGATTCAAGCATATGGGTTCAGTCGCTTGTGCAAATGCCGGTACACCCAATTCGAATGGGAGCCAGTTTTTCATGAACTTGGATCGGAGTGATTGGCTTGACAAGAAGCATACCATCTTCGGAAAGGTGATGATTAACTTCAATGCCGGCACCGGCAGTTTA includes:
- the LOC126632712 gene encoding U-box domain-containing protein 52-like isoform X2; its protein translation is MSSTKTIVESDGEGDNNGHSVFIPYRAYCARKGAQVKEVILDEGDVAKALLEYINCNYLNSIVVGASTRNALTRKFKSGNDVSISLVKLAPEFCSVYVIQKGKMLSARPAKRPALNTAAPPKHPSSLGLPPYIPADHNEFENGARGQPASRGGWKAPGSEKMPAARERTRSAPNNLSLDINLDMANHTSARPSLSCRTSNADERDLSMPLFGSMDITNQCFDFSSALNSPKESSRQSARDLEAEMRRLKLELKQTMDMYSSACKEAISAKNKAKELSQWKQEEARKFDEVRVAEETALAIVEMEKAKCKAAIEAAEAAQKLAEMEAQRRRQAEMKAKKEAEEKIRALNALAQNDVRYRKYTIEEIEEATEKFAEANKIGEGGYGPVYKGKLDHTPVAIKVLRPDAAQGRKQFQQEVEVLSCLRYPNMVLLLGACPEYGCLVYEYMEYGSLEDRLFRRGNTPPISWRRRFKIASEISITLHFLHQAKPEPLVHRDLKPANILLDRNFVSKISDVGLARLVPPSVADEVTQYHMTAAAGTFCYIDPEYQQTGMLTTKSDIYSLGIVLLQIITAKPAMGLAHHVRRSIEKGTFSEMLDPAVTDWPIEEALAFANLALQCTELRKKDRPDLGTVVVPELNRLRDFGRTGDITPPGFNYSPTRSSAPRPSTSRTSPTCSQEPLDKSSSGGGVET
- the LOC126632712 gene encoding U-box domain-containing protein 52-like isoform X1, producing MASHYSSDDAVPPINATAVAVDKDNKNSNYAVRWAIDHLVIASATPYIILIHVKHKNHQSDGEGDNNGHSVFIPYRAYCARKGAQVKEVILDEGDVAKALLEYINCNYLNSIVVGASTRNALTRKFKSGNDVSISLVKLAPEFCSVYVIQKGKMLSARPAKRPALNTAAPPKHPSSLGLPPYIPADHNEFENGARGQPASRGGWKAPGSEKMPAARERTRSAPNNLSLDINLDMANHTSARPSLSCRTSNADERDLSMPLFGSMDITNQCFDFSSALNSPKESSRQSARDLEAEMRRLKLELKQTMDMYSSACKEAISAKNKAKELSQWKQEEARKFDEVRVAEETALAIVEMEKAKCKAAIEAAEAAQKLAEMEAQRRRQAEMKAKKEAEEKIRALNALAQNDVRYRKYTIEEIEEATEKFAEANKIGEGGYGPVYKGKLDHTPVAIKVLRPDAAQGRKQFQQEVEVLSCLRYPNMVLLLGACPEYGCLVYEYMEYGSLEDRLFRRGNTPPISWRRRFKIASEISITLHFLHQAKPEPLVHRDLKPANILLDRNFVSKISDVGLARLVPPSVADEVTQYHMTAAAGTFCYIDPEYQQTGMLTTKSDIYSLGIVLLQIITAKPAMGLAHHVRRSIEKGTFSEMLDPAVTDWPIEEALAFANLALQCTELRKKDRPDLGTVVVPELNRLRDFGRTGDITPPGFNYSPTRSSAPRPSTSRTSPTCSQEPLDKSSSGGGVET